A DNA window from Plodia interpunctella isolate USDA-ARS_2022_Savannah chromosome 12, ilPloInte3.2, whole genome shotgun sequence contains the following coding sequences:
- the beta-Spec gene encoding spectrin beta chain isoform X1, translating to MTTDISVSRWDPSIGHGQEIIDEFEYDGGNSSSRLFERSRIKALADERESVQKKTFQKWVNSHLVRVGCRIGDLYVDMRDGKMLIKLLEVLSGERLPRPTKGKMRIHCLENVDKALQFLREQRVHLENMGSHDIVDGNPRLNLGLIWTIILRFQIQDITIEETDNKETKSAKDALLLWCQMKTAGYNNVNVRNFTTSWRDGLAFNAIIHKHRPDLIQFEKLHRSNPIHNLNNAFNVAEDKLGLTKLLDAEDIAVDHPDEKSIITYVVTYYHYFSKLKQETVQGKRIGKVVGIAMENDKMMHEYESLTSDLLQWIEHTIEALGDRTFANSLEGVRQQLIQFANYRTVEKPPKFVEKGNLEVLLFTLQSRMRAANQKPYTPKEGRMIHDINRAWERLEKAEHERELALREELIRQEKLDQLAARFNRKAQMRETWLSENQRLVSQDNFGFDLAAVEAAAKKHEAIETDIFAYEERVQAVVGVCSELQAERYHDMERVCARRDNVLRLWAYLLELLRARRARLELSLQLQQNFQEMLYILDSMEEIKMRLLTDDYGKHLMGVEDLLQKHALVEADINVLGERVKVVVGQSQRFLEQEEGGYRPCDPAITVERIQQLENAYAELVHLAVERRKRLEDSRKLWQFYWDMADEENWIKEKEQIVSVDDIGHDLTTVYLLISKHKALEADVAAHEPQLMSVAAVGDELISQGHFGADRIQERLRDILSQWNHLLDLVSLRKNRLDAAVRYHQLFADADDIDNWMLDTLRLVSSEDTGVDEAQVQSLLKKHKDVTDELKNYANIIQQLKQQASELSPEDASSAEVRDRLAAMDARHGELAELARLRKQRLLDALSLFKLLAEADAADQWIAEKDRMLDTMLPPKDIDDVEIMKHRYDGFDKEMNANASRVAVVNQLARQLIHVEHPQAPAIQERQNRLNQAWTTLRDKAEQKKDELKAAQGVQTFHIECRETVSWIEDKKRILQQTGDLEMDLNGVMTLQRRLSGMERDLAAIQARISSLESEASAIEHTHPEEAQLIRDRIDLITDNWDQLTQMLKERDAKLEEAGDLHRFLRSVDHFQAWLTKTQTDVASEDTPSSLAEAEKLLSQHQTIKEEIDNYKDEYAKMMEYGEKITAEPSTQDDSQYMFLRERLKALREGWAELQQMWENRQQLLAQSLELQLLQRDARQAEVLLAHQELKLAKTEPPQNLEQAENLIKEHEAFLTTMEANDDKINSVVQFANRLVEERHFDADKIQRKAENIEARRNANREKALQQMEKLQDQLQLHQFLQDCDELAEWVQEKNATAQDDTYRSAKTVHSKWTRHQAFEAEIAANKERLFAVQNAAEELMKQKPEFVEVISPKMHELQDQFENLQTTTKDKGERLFDANREVLLHQTCDDIDSWMNELEKQIENTDTGTDLASVNILMQKQQMIETQMAVKARQVTELETQAEYLQKTVPDKMDEIKEKKKGVEQRFEQLKAPLLERQRHLAKKKEAFQFRRDVEDEKLWVHEKMPLANSTDYGNSLFNVQMLQKKNQSLKTETDNHEPRILTVISNGQKLIDEGHEDSPEFQRLIEELTARWRELNDAIEQRKNNLAQWEKAQQYLFDANEAEAWMSEQELYMMVEDRGKDEISAQNLMKKHEILEQAVDDYAQTIRQLGETVRQLTAEEHPLSEQISVKQSQVDKLYAGLKDLAGERRAKLDEALRLFQLSREVDDLEQWITERELVAGSQELGQDYDHVTLLWERFKEFARETQTVGSERVATAERIADQMIAMGHSDNATIAQWKEGLKETWQDLLELIETRTQMLAASRELHKYFHDCKDTLQRVNEKARGVSDELGRDAVSVGALQRKHHTFMQDLSTLQQQVEAVSAECARLGAMYAGERAAEISRREAELREAWRALTAACAARKDKLLDADDLYRFLMQVRNLTLWMDDVVRQMNTGEKPRDVSGVELLMNNHQSLKAEIDTREDTFTACISLGKELLARQHYATSDIKDKLVQLTNQRNALLRRWEERWENLQLILEVYQFARDAAVAEAWLIAQEPYLMSQELGHTIDEVESLIKKHEAFEKSAAAQEDRFSALQRLTTFEVKEMKRRQEAAEAAEREERERLEAEAAAAAAAARDQVDRAEQEQPQVVRRTSTKAAEKAQERPHSQPESSRPAESAGPASAPLAPAPALPSPAPPAHTPQLPSTSKQTPVKPARLSTPGSSSTPATPSSSGKVKSRSRSKSPFRSFRWKTAKKLLAGSHHSDDEEGASPASEDEGVEGTLVRKHEWESAAKRASNRSWDKVYVVAKDGRMSFYKDQKAYKAAPEQPWRGEPPLDLNGAVVEVAANYTKKKHVFRLRLGSGAEWLLQAHDETEMSWWLDALRARAAAPAPRSHTLPAPAPAQTEPKRRSFFTLKKKSVSPFTFLFAP from the exons ATGACGACCGACATATCGGTGTCCCGCTGGGACCCCTCCATCGGTCATGGTCAGGAGATCATCGACGAGTTCGAGTACGATGGCGGCAACTCGTCTTCGAGGCTATTCGAACGATCGCGCATCAAAGCGCTAGCAG ACGAACGAGAAAGTGTACAGAAGAAAACCTTCCAGAAATGGGTGAATTCACATTTGGTGCGCGTGGGGTGCCGTATCGGGGATTTGTACGTGGACATGAGGGACGGCAAGATGCTGATCAAATTGCTGGAAGTTCTCTCCGGGGAGAGACTA CCCCGGCCGACGAAAGGCAAGATGCGTATCCACTGCCTGGAGAATGTAGACAAAGCACTGCAGTTCCTGCGGGAACAGCGCGTGCACCTTGAGAACATGGGCTCCCACGATATAGTGGACGGCAACCCTAGGCTCAACCTCGGCCTCATCTGGACCATCATCCTCAGGTTCCAG ATTCAAGACATCACGATCGAGGAGACAGACAACAAAGAGACGAAGTCCGCCAAAGACGCCCTGCTGTTATGGTGTCAAATGAAGACGGCAGGTTACAACAACGTGAACGTGCGCAACTTCACGACTTCTTGGCGCGACGGGTTGGCATTCAACGCCATCATACACAAGCACAGACCTGACTTGATCCAGTTCGAGAAACTACACAGAAGCAATCCTATACATAATCTAAATAATGCATTCAATGTGGCTGAAGACAAACTTGGGCTCACCAAGCTTTTGGATGCTGAAG ACATCGCAGTGGACCATCCGGACGAAAAGTCGATCATTACATACGTGGTGACGTACTACCACTACTTCAGCAAGCTGAAGCAGGAGACTGTCCAGGGTAAGAGGATCGGCAAGGTGGTCGGCATCGCCATGGAGAACGACAAGATGATGCATGAGTACGAGTCGTTGACCAG CGACCTGCTGCAATGGATTGAGCATACGATCGAGGCTCTCGGAGACAGGACCTTCGCTAACTCATTGGAAGGTGTCAGGCAGCAGCTTATACAGTTCGCCAACTACCGTACTGTCGAGAAGCCGCCCAA GTTCGTGGAGAAAGGCAACTTGGAAGTGCTCCTCTTCACGCTGCAGTCGCGCATGCGCGCCGCCAACCAGAAGCCCTACACCCCGAAAGAAGGCCGCATGATCCACGACATCAACCGCGCTTGGGAGCGTCTGGAGAAGGCGGAGCACGAGCGGGAGCTGGCGCTGCGAGAGGAGCTCATCCGGCAGGAGAAGCTGGACCAGCTGGCTGCCAG attcAACCGCAAAGCCCAGATGCGCGAGACCTGGCTCTCAGAGAACCAGCGGCTGGTCAGCCAGGACAACTTCGGCTTCGACCTCGCCGCGGTGGAGGCGGCCGCCAAGAAACACGAGGCCATCGAGACCGACATCTTTGCCTACGAGGAGCGCGTGCAAGCCGTTGTGGGCGTCTGCTCAGAGCTGCAAGCTGAGAG GTATCACGACATGGAGCGCGTGTGCGCCCGGCGCGACAACGTGCTGCGGCTGTGGGCCTATCTGCTGGAGctgctgcgcgcgcgccgcgcccGCCTCGAGCTGTCGCTGCAGCTGCAGCAGAACTTCCAG GAAATGCTATACATCCTGGACTCGATGGAGGAGATCAAGATGCGTCTACTGACAGACGACTACGGCAAGCATCTGATGGGCGTCGAGGATCTGCTGCAGAAACACGCGCTTGTCGAGGCTGACATCAATGTGCTCGGAGAGAGGGTCAAG GTGGTTGTTGGCCAATCACAGCGCTTCCTGGAACAAGAAGAGGGCGGCTATCGACCTTGCGACCCCGCCATCACTGTGGAGCGCATCCAACAGCTGGAGAACGCGTACGCCGAACTGGTCCATCTCGCCGTCGAACGCAG GAAGCGGCTGGAAGACAGCCGCAAGTTGTGGCAGTTCTACTGGGACATGGCGGACGAGGAGAACTGGATCAAGGAGAAGGAGCAGATCGTCTCCGTGGACGACATCGGGCATGATCTTACTACTG TGTACTTGCTAATCTCGAAGCACAAGGCGCTGGAAGCGGACGTGGCGGCGCACGAGCCGCAGCTGATGAGCGTGGCCGCGGTGGGCGACGAGCTCATCTCGCAGGGGCACTTCGGAGCTGATAGGATACAG GAGCGTCTCCGCGACATCCTGTCGCAATGGAACCACCTGCTGGACCTGGTGTCGCTGCGCAAGAACCGCCTGGACGCGGCCGTGCGCTACCACCAGCTGTTCGCGGACGCCGACGACATCGACAACTGGATGCTGGACACGCTCAG actaGTGTCCTCAGAAGACACAGGCGTGGACGAAGCCCAAGTTCAGAGCCTGCTGAAGAAACACAAGGATGTGACCGACGAACTCAAGAACTACGCCAACATCATCCAACAACTCAAACAACAg GCCAGCGAGTTAAGTCCAGAAGATGCGTCAAGCGCAGAAGTCCGCGACCGCTTGGCCGCCATGGACGCGCGCCACGGAGAGCTGGCCGAGTTGGCCAGGCTCCGCAAGCAGCGGCTGCTGGACGCTCTGTCGCTGTTCAAACTGTTGGCCGAGGCCGATGCGGCCGACCAATGGATCGCCGAGAAAGACCGAATGCTGGACACCATGCTGCCGCCTAAGGATATCGATGACGTCGAAATCATGAAGCACAG ATACGACGGATTCGATAAGGAGATGAACGCGAACGCATCACGAGTGGCCGTCGTTAACCAGCTGGCCCGGCAGCTGATCCACGTGGAGCACCCGCAGGCGCCCGCCATACAGGAGCGACAGAACAGGCTCAACCAGGCCTGGACCACACTCAGGGACAAG GCGGAACAAAAGAAGGACGAGCTGAAGGCAGCCCAGGGCGTGCAGACGTTCCACATCGAGTGCCGCGAGACTGTCTCCTGGATCGAGGACAAGAAGCGCATCCTGCAACAAACTGGCGACTTGGAGATGGACCTCAACg GTGTTATGACACTCCAGCGCCGCCTATCGGGCATGGAGCGCGACCTAGCGGCCATCCAAGCTCGTATCTCGTCTCTGGAGAGCGAGGCGAGTGCCATCGAACACACGCACCCGGAGGAAGCGCAGCTCATCCGCGACCGCATCGACCTCATCACCGACAACTGGGACCAGCTCACTCAGATG CTCAAAGAACGCGACGCGAAACTGGAAGAAGCAGGGGATTTGCATCGCTTCCTGCGCTCCGTCGACCACTTCCAGGCTTGGCTCACTAAGACACAAACCGACGTGGCTTCAGAAG ACACGCCGTCAAGCCTGGCCGAAGCGGAGAAACTCCTGTCGCAGCACCAGACCATCAAGGAGGAGATCGACAACTACAAGGACGAGTACGCCAAGATGATGGAGTATGGAGAGAAGATCACTGCG GAGCCGTCGACGCAAGACGACTCACAGTACATGTTCCTGCGCGAGCGGCTGAAGGCCCTACGCGAAGGCTGGGCCGAGCTGCAGCAGATGTGGGAGAACCGGCAGCAGCTGCTGGCGCAGAGCTTGGAGCTGCAGCTGCTGCAGCGCGACGCTCGCCAGGCCGAGGTGCTGCTGGCGCACCAGGAGCTCAA ACTGGCAAAGACCGAGCCACCACAAAACTTGGAGCAGGCTGAGAACCTCATCAAAGAACATGAAGCCTTCCTCACGACAATGGAAGCCAACGACGACAAGATCAACTCAGTCGTCCAATTCGCCAACCGTTTGGTCGAGGAACGCCACTTCGATGCCGATAAGATCCAACGTAAGGCTGAAAATATCGAGGCCAGACGCAACGCTAACCGCGAAAAGGCTCTACAACAGATGGAGAAGCTCCAAGACCAGTTGCAGCTTCATCAGTTCTTGCAAGACTGTGATGAGCTCGCAGAGTGGGTTCAAGAAAAGAACGCCACTGCCCAAGACGACACCTACCGCTCGGCGAAGACGGTTCATTCAAAATGGACCCGCCATCAGGCATTCGAAGCAGAAATTGCGGCGAATAAGGAACGCCTATTCGCTGTACAGAACGCCGCTGAAGAATTGATGAAGCAAAAACCGGAATTCGTTGAAGTTATTTCCCCCAAAATGCACGAATTACAAGACCAATTCGAGAACCTGCAGACTACCACAAAGGACAAAGGCGAGAGATTATTCGATGCTAATCGCGAGGTGCTTTTACACCAGACTTGCGACGATATCGATTCATGGATGAATGAGCTCGAGAAGCAGATCGAGAACACAGACACTGGCACTGATCTAGCATCTGTAAACATTCTTATGCAGAAGCAACAGATGATTGAGACTCAGATGGCCGTCAAAGCCAGGCAAGTGACCGAACTTGAAACCCAAGCGGAGTATTTGCAGAAGACGGTGCCCGACAAGATGGACGAGATAAAGGAGAAGAAGAAGGGTGTGGAGCAGAGATTCGAGCAGCTCAAAGCGCCTTTGTTGGAACGCCAGCGCCATCTGGCTAAGAAGAAGGAAGCCTTCCAGTTCCGCCGTGATGTCGAGGACGAGAAACTGTGGGTCCACGAGAAGATGCCTTTAGCTAACAGCACTGACTACGGCAACTCTCTATTCAATGTGCAGATGTTGCAGAAGAAGAACCAGTCGTTGAAGACGGAGACTGACAACCACGAGCCGAGGATTCTGACCGTCATCTCCAATGGCCAGAAGCTGATTGACGAGGGACATGAGGATTCGCCCGAGTTCCAAAGGCTTATTGAAGAACTTACCGCGAGGTGGCGAGAACTtaatg ATGCCATCGAACAACGCAAGAACAACTTGGCCCAATGGGAGAAGGCTCAACAATACCTGTTCGACGCGAACGAAGCGGAAGCCTGGATGAGCGAACAAGAACTATACATGATGGTGGAAGACAGAGGCAAGGACGAGATTTCTGCACAGAACTTGATGAAGAAGCACGAGATTCTGGAGCAGGCTGTCGACGACTATGCCCAGACTATCCGCCAGTTAGGAGAAACCGTCAGGCAGTTGACTGCAGAAGAACATCCTTTgag CGAACAAATCTCCGTGAAGCAATCCCAAGTGGACAAACTGTACGCCGGCCTCAAGGACCTGGCCGGCGAGCGGCGCGCGAAGCTGGACGAGGCCCTGCGGCTGTTCCAGCTGTCGCGCGAGGTCGACGACCTCGAGCAGTGGATCACTGAGCGGGAACTCGTCGCCGGCTCTCAGGAGTTGGGCCAGGATTATGACCACGTCACT CTGCTATGGGAAAGGTTCAAGGAGTTTGCTCGAGAAACTCAAACTGTGGGGTCCGAACGTGTTGCCACAGCAGAGCGGATCGCGGACCAGATGATCGCTATGGGCCACTCGGACAACGCAACCATCGCGCAGTGGAAGGAGGGGCTCAAGGAGACCTGGCAGGACCTGCTGGAGCTCATCGAGACCAGGACTCAG atgttGGCCGCTTCCCGCGAGCTCCACAAGTACTTCCACGACTGCAAGGACACCCTGCAGCGTGTGAACGAGAAGGCGAGAGGCGTCAGCGACGAACTCGGACGCGACGCCGTCAGCGTCGGCGCACTGCAGCGGAAACACCACACATTCATGCag GATTTGAGCACTCTCCAACAACAAGTGGAGGCCGTAAGCGCAGAATGCGCCCGCCTGGGGGCTATGTACGCGGGCGAGCGTGCGGCCGAGATCTCCCGAAGAGAGGCGGAACTACGCGAAGCGTGGCGGGCGCTCACCGCCGCCTGCGCAGCCAGGAAGGACAAGCTGCTGGACGCCGACGACCTCTACAGGTTCTTGATGCAAGTCAGGAATCTCACGCTATGGATGGACGACGTTGTGAGGCAGATGAACACTGGGGAGAAACCGAG AGATGTGAGCGGCGTAGAACTGCTAATGAACAACCACCAATCCCTCAAAGCCGAGATCGACACTCGCGAAGACACCTTCACAGCTTGTATCTCATTAGGGAAGGAGCTGTTAGCACGTCAACATTATGCTACGTCCGATATCAAGGATAAGCTGGTGCAGCTTACCAACCAGCGCAACGCCTTGCTGAGACGCTGGGAAGAACGCTGGGAGAACTTGCAGCTCA TTTTGGAGGTGTACCAATTCGCCCGCGACGCGGCCGTCGCCGAGGCGTGGCTGATCGCACAGGAGCCATATCTGATGTCGCAAGAACTGGGACACACTATAGACGAGGTGGAGTCCCTCATCAAGAAACACGAGGCTTTCGAGAAGTCCGCCGCTGCGCAAGAGGACCGCTTCAGTGCTCTGCAGAGACTCACCACG TTCGAAGTGAAAGAAATGAAGCGTCGCCAAGAAGCAGCTGAAGCGGCTGAACGCGAAGAGCGCGAGCGGCTGGAAGCGGAGGCGGCGGCCGCTGCAGCCGCTGCGCGGGACCAGGTCGACCGCGCCGAGCAGGAGCAGCCGCAGG TCGTAAGGAGAACATCCACTAAAGCGGCTGAGAAGGCCCAAGAGCGACCGCATTCCCAGCCAG AAAGCAGTAGACCCGCTGAGAGCGCGGGCCCAGCTTCGGCGCCCCTCGCGCCCGCGCCGGCGCTGCCATCCCCCGCACCCCCCGCCCACACCCCGCAATTACCCTCCACCTCGAAACAGACGCCGGTCAAACCCGCCCGGCTCTCCA CACCTGGGTCGAGCTCAACGCCTGCAACGCCGTCGAGTTCCGGTAAGGTGAAGTCGCGGTCGCGAAGCAAGTCGCCATTCCGAAGCTTCCGTTGGAAAACGGCGAAGAAACTACTCGCTGGCTCGCATCACAGCGACGATGAAG